One Tolypothrix bouteillei VB521301 DNA window includes the following coding sequences:
- a CDS encoding CHAT domain-containing protein, with the protein MKSNEKIKVAQLPNLLKQLGILPSSRKSRILQLINKNRKILQIILLAALSVIFSLHSPILFSAIAQQPGVTQQSAIALMQAGKKNYEEGLFAEATKTLQQAVQIYAATGETLNQAQALSFASLAQHKLGQFQAAENSIHNSLSLLKSLPERKDTIQVRALTLNAQAHLQLAKGNAETALESWQNAEKLYRQIRDRLGILGSLLNQALALQVLGLSRRADRTIAQVEQEIYQETDPSFKFASLLNLGQIRRQGRDLEQSQKILQMGLEVAQKMRSPEFQSKVLLSLGNTEIALAKNAKALKNEENFQTYTQKALNDYQQAANIAISQQIKVQAKINQFSILLENQQYSSFPVLLPQISSSLERLPKSRSSIYARVHFAKNLIQWLQESKEPKNKKDITQILNTAIDQARSLTDRRAESYALGTLGELYEKTLDESKAIELTQSALAIAQATNAPDIAYRWQWQMGRLLQKQAETTHRSKNADAQAVSYYTQAFKTLNNLRGDLVVLSPEVQFSFRETVEPVYRQLVDLLLRDPNPNRDRLIQARDVMEALQLAELDNFFGDACAKPEQVKIDDLDPHAAVIYPIILPDRLEVVIKLPGTDNLRHYGHQNVSNTQVDEAVTRLRQSLKRRSISPNQIKKEAQQIYNWLIKPFETELENTKNREESKVKNLIFVLDGSLRNLPMAVLHDGTRYLIERYAVSVTSGLQLLEPKPLHRESLSVLVGGATDAPSFEKEGLGAINNVAVELEGVKQKVLHTQMLENQKFLQQNIEQQINSKPYNIVHLATHGKFSSNPEQTFILDWQKRIKVKDFDNLLNLDFQRRTKPIELLILSACETATGDNRAALGLAGVALKAGARSTLASLWQVNDASTAQFMIKLYQELNNPQIMKAEALRNVQRAFLTEFSSTDYNRPYHWASFILVGNWL; encoded by the coding sequence ATGAAGTCTAATGAAAAGATTAAAGTTGCTCAGTTACCCAATTTGTTGAAGCAGTTGGGAATTTTGCCGAGCTCTAGGAAGTCACGTATTTTGCAGCTTATTAATAAGAACAGAAAAATTCTTCAAATTATTTTGCTTGCGGCTTTAAGCGTCATCTTTAGCCTGCACAGTCCAATATTGTTTTCTGCTATCGCACAGCAACCTGGAGTCACTCAGCAATCTGCGATCGCATTAATGCAAGCAGGTAAAAAAAACTACGAAGAAGGATTGTTTGCTGAAGCAACAAAAACATTACAACAAGCAGTACAAATATACGCAGCAACAGGGGAGACTCTCAACCAAGCTCAAGCACTCAGTTTTGCTTCTTTAGCTCAACACAAATTAGGGCAATTTCAAGCAGCAGAAAATTCTATTCATAATAGTTTATCTTTGTTAAAAAGCTTGCCCGAACGTAAAGATACAATCCAAGTTCGTGCTTTAACTTTGAACGCTCAAGCACATTTACAATTGGCTAAAGGCAATGCTGAAACTGCTCTGGAATCTTGGCAAAATGCAGAAAAACTTTACAGGCAAATTCGCGATCGCTTGGGGATTCTTGGGAGTCTACTCAATCAAGCTTTGGCACTACAAGTTTTAGGTCTTTCCCGTCGCGCCGATCGAACAATTGCTCAAGTAGAACAAGAAATTTATCAAGAAACCGACCCCTCTTTCAAATTTGCTAGTTTGCTAAATCTCGGTCAAATTCGCCGTCAAGGAAGAGATTTGGAACAATCGCAGAAAATTTTACAGATGGGGCTAGAAGTAGCTCAAAAAATGCGATCGCCTGAATTTCAAAGTAAAGTTTTATTGAGTTTGGGCAATACTGAAATAGCTCTAGCGAAAAATGCAAAAGCATTAAAAAATGAAGAAAATTTTCAGACTTACACTCAGAAAGCTTTAAATGACTATCAACAAGCAGCTAATATTGCCATCTCACAACAGATAAAAGTTCAAGCAAAAATTAACCAATTTTCGATATTGCTGGAAAATCAGCAATATTCCTCTTTTCCAGTTTTGCTACCACAAATTAGCAGTTCTTTAGAGAGATTACCTAAGAGCAGATCTTCCATATATGCACGCGTACATTTTGCCAAAAATTTAATCCAATGGTTACAAGAAAGTAAAGAACCAAAAAACAAAAAGGATATAACTCAAATATTAAATACTGCTATCGATCAAGCTAGAAGTTTAACAGATCGAAGAGCAGAATCATATGCTTTGGGTACGCTTGGTGAGTTATATGAAAAAACTTTAGACGAGTCAAAGGCAATTGAATTAACTCAATCAGCTTTAGCGATCGCTCAGGCGACAAATGCACCAGATATTGCCTATCGCTGGCAGTGGCAAATGGGGCGGTTGCTTCAAAAGCAAGCAGAGACAACGCATCGCAGCAAAAATGCTGACGCTCAAGCAGTAAGTTACTACACTCAAGCTTTTAAGACTCTTAATAATTTACGGGGCGATTTAGTCGTCCTCAGTCCCGAAGTACAATTTTCCTTCCGAGAAACTGTAGAACCAGTCTACCGACAGTTAGTCGATTTACTTTTGCGAGATCCAAATCCCAATCGCGATCGTTTGATTCAAGCCCGTGACGTTATGGAAGCACTCCAGCTAGCAGAACTCGATAACTTTTTTGGCGATGCTTGTGCTAAACCAGAACAAGTCAAAATTGACGATCTCGATCCCCATGCAGCTGTTATCTATCCAATTATTTTGCCAGACCGTTTGGAAGTGGTTATCAAATTACCAGGCACCGATAACTTACGTCATTACGGTCATCAAAATGTTTCTAACACTCAAGTAGACGAAGCAGTCACACGACTGCGACAATCTTTAAAAAGACGCAGCATCAGCCCCAACCAGATAAAAAAAGAAGCTCAACAAATTTATAATTGGTTGATTAAACCTTTTGAAACTGAATTAGAAAATACCAAAAATCGAGAGGAAAGCAAGGTAAAAAATTTGATATTTGTTCTAGATGGTTCGTTGCGTAATTTACCTATGGCAGTTCTCCATGATGGAACAAGATACCTTATAGAAAGATACGCCGTGAGTGTTACTTCTGGTTTGCAACTGCTCGAACCCAAACCACTTCATAGAGAATCGCTAAGTGTTTTAGTAGGAGGTGCTACAGATGCTCCCAGTTTTGAAAAGGAAGGTTTAGGAGCCATAAATAATGTAGCGGTAGAACTAGAGGGCGTCAAGCAAAAAGTTCTGCACACTCAAATGTTGGAAAACCAAAAATTTCTCCAACAAAATATCGAACAACAAATTAATTCTAAACCCTATAATATCGTTCACTTGGCAACTCACGGGAAATTCAGTTCAAATCCAGAGCAAACTTTCATTTTAGATTGGCAAAAACGTATCAAAGTTAAGGATTTTGATAACTTACTGAACCTAGATTTTCAAAGGCGTACTAAACCAATCGAATTACTCATTCTTAGCGCTTGCGAGACAGCTACAGGAGACAATCGAGCAGCTTTAGGGCTAGCAGGAGTCGCACTCAAAGCAGGCGCACGCAGTACATTAGCTAGCTTGTGGCAAGTCAATGATGCCTCAACTGCTCAATTTATGATTAAGTTATATCAAGAACTGAATAATCCTCAAATCATGAAAGCAGAAGCATTACGAAATGTCCAGCGTGCTTTCCTAACAGAGTTTTCTAGCACGGATTATAACCGACCTTATCATTGGGCATCGTTTATTCTTGTAGGAAATTGGCTGTAA
- a CDS encoding DUF928 domain-containing protein, which produces MKELQKLQLKQLLILPWVICGWNLVSLPSQAQAQTQIITNKASQTKIRFIPPHNDPPDRGTPPTNDGTGSRGDCLAKKNKPPLTRLAGSHNLKLTTKEHPTLWIYVPYTSEEVNDGEFVLQDGDTDVYRTRFKLNATPGIVSVSLPSSVPPLAVGKEYRWYVDINCPSATSKSESLTPASLTGVVQRVSASSELQKELDTAKTPLERIAVYAKHGIWLETLTELAQLRLKEPQNPNLQSVWRELLNAENVNLGKIVQEPIVGSVTAISDR; this is translated from the coding sequence ATGAAAGAATTACAGAAATTACAGTTAAAACAGTTATTGATTCTACCTTGGGTAATATGTGGCTGGAATCTCGTTTCCCTACCCTCACAAGCACAAGCACAAACCCAAATAATTACAAATAAAGCATCTCAGACAAAAATTCGTTTTATCCCACCACACAACGATCCACCCGATCGGGGAACGCCTCCAACAAATGACGGTACGGGAAGCCGAGGAGATTGCCTTGCTAAAAAAAACAAGCCTCCACTGACTCGTCTAGCAGGCAGTCATAACTTAAAATTAACCACAAAAGAACATCCTACTCTCTGGATTTATGTTCCTTATACTTCTGAGGAAGTGAATGATGGCGAGTTTGTCTTGCAAGATGGTGATACAGACGTTTATCGCACTCGTTTTAAATTAAATGCAACACCCGGTATTGTCAGTGTCAGTTTACCGTCAAGCGTTCCACCTTTAGCAGTTGGTAAAGAATACCGTTGGTATGTAGATATTAACTGTCCGAGTGCAACCTCCAAGAGCGAATCACTGACACCAGCTTCCTTAACTGGAGTCGTACAACGAGTCTCAGCATCATCTGAACTTCAAAAGGAGTTAGATACAGCAAAAACACCTCTAGAAAGAATTGCTGTCTACGCCAAACACGGTATTTGGTTGGAGACATTAACAGAATTAGCCCAACTGCGCTTAAAAGAACCACAAAATCCCAATCTTCAGAGTGTTTGGAGAGAACTGTTAAATGCTGAAAATGTTAACCTGGGAAAAATTGTACAAGAGCCTATTGTTGGTAGCGTGACAGCGATCTCCGATCGGTAA
- a CDS encoding CHASE2 domain-containing protein — translation MSTVPHSDYKYQIGGSLPPDAPTYIERQADVELYNALLAGEYCYVLNSRQMGKSSLRIHTMFKLHEQGICCAEIELSGIGSQQITPQQWYGGIIQELISGFELKVNRRNWLREQNDLSPIQRLGEFIETILLKQINKKIVIFIDEIDSILSLSFPTDEFFAFIRNCYDKRAIKSEYRRLSFVLLGVATPSDLIKDEFATPFNIGRAIELKGFQFQESAALMDGLLDKVSHPETALKEILYWSGGQPFLTQKICWLISQEAEIQTPESIDRLVRTRIINDWESHDRPEHLRTIHDRILRSRFQQKLLHLYLQILKRGKIPAKNNCEHLELRLSGLVNLQQGQLVVKNPIYQAVFDRNWVKQNTKIPENRFNVLPIKTVTVASLLVTSLTIGMRSLGFLQSWELQSYDQLMQLRPDEGQDERLLLVTITEQDVQSQPVTERGAASLSERSLTKLLAKLERSQPRAIGLDIYREIPIGANNRDLAMGMKNNSFFAICKYGNPGITPPKEVSKKNQGFNNVVRDVDDVLRRHVLAVSHAEPCQNSYAFSWQLATHYLLKEKIESGFTSESYLRIGQTVFKTLEKNTGGYHNINTSGHQILLNYRAAEPIARKVTLQEVLSDGFNPNLAKDRIVLIGTTDPSFNDHRWRTTSGRGQGSVRSLTGLEIQAHMVSQLLSSVLDRRPLIWWLPKPLEILWIGLWSLVGGAIAWSFRSPASILLGEAIAITVLYGSCWGLLVLQGAWLPLVPSAFALIVTASGLVIIYTVRFKTNFQSID, via the coding sequence ATGAGTACTGTACCCCACTCTGACTACAAATACCAAATAGGGGGAAGTTTACCTCCTGATGCTCCTACCTATATTGAGAGACAAGCAGATGTTGAACTCTACAACGCTCTGTTAGCAGGTGAATATTGTTATGTCCTCAATTCACGCCAAATGGGTAAGTCTTCTCTAAGAATTCATACCATGTTTAAACTGCACGAACAAGGAATTTGCTGTGCAGAAATTGAACTTAGTGGAATTGGCAGTCAACAGATTACACCACAGCAATGGTATGGAGGTATTATTCAAGAGTTAATCAGTGGATTTGAACTAAAAGTTAACCGTCGAAATTGGCTGCGCGAACAAAATGACTTATCGCCAATACAACGTTTGGGAGAGTTTATTGAAACAATTTTATTAAAGCAAATTAACAAAAAAATTGTTATATTTATAGATGAAATTGACAGTATTCTCAGTTTGAGTTTTCCTACAGATGAATTTTTCGCTTTTATTCGTAATTGTTATGATAAACGAGCAATTAAGTCAGAATATAGAAGACTTTCTTTTGTACTGCTAGGAGTAGCAACCCCTTCAGATCTGATTAAAGATGAATTTGCAACACCTTTTAATATTGGTCGAGCTATTGAATTGAAAGGTTTTCAATTTCAGGAAAGTGCAGCTTTAATGGATGGATTACTTGACAAAGTCAGTCATCCTGAGACTGCTTTAAAGGAAATTCTTTACTGGAGTGGCGGACAACCTTTTTTAACACAAAAAATATGTTGGCTGATTTCTCAGGAAGCAGAAATACAAACTCCTGAATCAATCGATCGATTAGTACGAACACGAATTATTAATGATTGGGAATCTCACGACCGACCGGAACATTTGCGGACAATTCACGATCGCATTTTACGCTCTCGTTTTCAGCAAAAGTTATTACACCTATATTTACAAATATTAAAACGGGGCAAAATCCCTGCTAAAAATAATTGCGAGCATTTAGAATTACGTCTATCCGGGTTAGTGAACTTGCAACAAGGACAGTTAGTTGTTAAAAACCCAATATATCAAGCCGTTTTCGATCGCAATTGGGTTAAGCAAAACACCAAAATCCCTGAAAATCGCTTCAATGTCCTTCCTATTAAAACTGTAACTGTGGCAAGTCTTTTAGTCACGAGTTTAACAATTGGAATGAGATCGCTAGGTTTTCTGCAATCTTGGGAACTGCAATCTTACGACCAATTGATGCAGTTGCGACCCGATGAGGGACAAGATGAAAGGCTTTTACTTGTTACCATTACCGAACAAGACGTACAATCTCAACCTGTTACAGAGCGAGGGGCTGCTTCCCTGTCCGAACGCTCGTTGACGAAGTTGTTAGCTAAATTAGAGCGATCGCAACCGCGAGCTATTGGTTTAGATATTTACCGTGAAATCCCTATAGGAGCAAATAACAGAGATTTAGCAATGGGGATGAAAAACAACAGCTTTTTTGCCATCTGTAAGTATGGTAACCCAGGCATTACACCGCCCAAAGAAGTGTCAAAAAAGAATCAAGGTTTTAATAATGTTGTTAGAGACGTTGATGATGTTCTCCGCCGCCATGTTTTAGCAGTCAGTCATGCCGAACCATGCCAAAACAGTTATGCTTTTAGTTGGCAATTAGCCACACATTACTTACTTAAGGAAAAAATTGAAAGCGGTTTCACTTCAGAGTCGTATTTAAGAATTGGTCAAACTGTCTTTAAAACTTTAGAAAAAAATACAGGTGGTTATCACAATATTAATACTAGCGGGCATCAAATATTGCTCAATTACCGCGCCGCCGAACCTATTGCTCGAAAAGTTACCCTGCAAGAAGTACTGAGTGATGGATTCAACCCCAATTTAGCCAAAGATCGCATCGTTCTCATTGGTACAACCGATCCCAGTTTTAACGACCATCGTTGGCGCACAACCTCTGGTAGAGGTCAAGGGTCAGTACGAAGTTTGACTGGTTTGGAAATTCAAGCACATATGGTCAGTCAACTTCTCAGCAGTGTATTGGATCGCAGACCGTTAATTTGGTGGTTGCCAAAACCACTAGAAATTCTCTGGATTGGGCTTTGGTCATTAGTCGGGGGTGCGATCGCTTGGTCTTTTAGGTCACCTGCAAGCATTCTACTAGGAGAAGCGATCGCAATTACAGTTTTATACGGCAGTTGTTGGGGTTTATTAGTGTTACAGGGCGCTTGGTTGCCATTAGTTCCATCTGCTTTTGCTTTGATAGTAACTGCTAGTGGATTAGTAATTATTTATACTGTACGATTCAAAACAAATTTTCAATCGATCGATTAA
- a CDS encoding PAS domain-containing hybrid sensor histidine kinase/response regulator: MTQSKASSREQELLDTILVVQEQAQLLDLALDAIVVRDLDNQITFWNQGAWEIYGWTKEEALGKNSHTLLQTKLPQPIEEIEAELFNTGRWQGELVHTKKDGDSIVTIGRWALKRDRTGQPTAILEINRDITARKRVEEALHQTDERLKLAVKAARIVAWTWNASTNMISRSETACEILGLTPEAQSGTGDEGWKLVHPDDLATHQARVQKAIDCKSSYVSEFRMIRPDNGVTIWLEDRGKVTYNARGNLVSIEGILFDITERKQAEIARQQVEFEKEQLLQRERASRAEAEAANRIKDEFLAILSHELRSPLNAILGWSTMLRTRKLDQATTSRALETIERNARVQTQLIEDLLDVSRILRGKLSLNVLTINPASVVEEAINTMRPAVEAKSIELLLHINPNVGMVLADPNRLQQVVWNLLSNAIKFTPQGGRVEVILSSSRSNSHAQIIVKDTGKGISADFLPHVFEYFRQADASVTRNHGGLGLGLAIVRHLVELHGGNVSAESLGEGQGATFTVRLPLLDTQSVSNRDSDRLENFINLEGIKVLVVDDIADTREFLVFVLQQYGAIAMAAASAKEGFACFEQFKPNILISDIGMPEEDGYNLLRKVRQLPPEMGGQIPAIALTAYVGEGDRNQAIESGYQKHIPKPVDPSELIAIVAELLAVTGKR; this comes from the coding sequence GTGACCCAATCCAAAGCCTCAAGTCGAGAACAGGAATTACTAGATACGATATTAGTCGTGCAAGAGCAAGCTCAACTTCTAGATTTAGCTCTTGACGCAATTGTAGTTCGAGATTTGGACAATCAAATTACCTTTTGGAATCAGGGTGCATGGGAAATCTATGGCTGGACGAAAGAAGAAGCCTTAGGAAAAAACTCTCATACCTTGTTGCAAACCAAATTACCCCAACCGATAGAAGAAATTGAAGCTGAATTGTTTAACACTGGACGTTGGCAAGGGGAATTGGTTCACACAAAAAAAGATGGTGATTCCATTGTTACAATTGGTCGTTGGGCTTTAAAACGAGATCGGACGGGACAACCAACAGCCATTCTCGAAATTAACCGCGACATCACTGCTCGCAAACGTGTAGAAGAAGCACTTCATCAAACCGACGAACGTTTAAAATTGGCTGTGAAAGCGGCTCGGATAGTGGCGTGGACGTGGAATGCAAGCACAAACATGATTTCTCGTTCGGAAACAGCCTGCGAAATATTAGGATTAACACCTGAAGCCCAGAGCGGTACGGGAGACGAAGGATGGAAGCTAGTTCATCCTGATGACTTAGCAACTCACCAAGCACGCGTACAAAAAGCAATTGATTGTAAAAGCAGCTATGTTTCAGAGTTTCGCATGATACGACCTGACAATGGTGTTACTATCTGGTTGGAAGATAGAGGTAAAGTCACCTACAATGCACGAGGAAATCTTGTCAGCATTGAAGGAATACTTTTTGATATTACAGAACGAAAACAAGCCGAAATCGCCCGCCAACAAGTAGAATTCGAAAAAGAACAACTGTTGCAGCGAGAACGAGCTTCCCGAGCAGAAGCAGAAGCAGCCAATAGGATTAAAGATGAGTTTTTAGCTATTCTCTCTCATGAATTACGCTCTCCTCTCAATGCGATATTGGGTTGGTCAACAATGTTGCGTACCCGCAAATTAGACCAAGCAACAACTAGTCGTGCTTTAGAAACTATTGAGCGTAATGCTAGAGTTCAAACTCAACTTATTGAAGATTTGCTAGATGTTTCTCGTATTTTGCGCGGTAAGCTGAGTCTAAATGTTTTAACTATTAATCCAGCTTCAGTAGTTGAAGAAGCAATTAACACCATGCGTCCTGCTGTAGAAGCAAAGTCAATTGAACTGTTGCTACACATCAACCCAAACGTTGGTATGGTTTTAGCCGATCCCAACCGTCTCCAACAAGTTGTATGGAATTTACTCTCTAATGCGATCAAGTTTACACCCCAAGGCGGACGGGTGGAAGTGATTTTGTCATCTTCCCGATCGAATTCCCACGCTCAAATCATTGTGAAAGATACGGGTAAAGGTATCAGTGCAGATTTTCTACCGCATGTTTTTGAATATTTTCGTCAAGCTGATGCTTCAGTCACCCGCAATCATGGAGGCTTGGGACTGGGTTTGGCAATTGTCCGTCACCTGGTTGAATTACATGGGGGAAACGTGAGTGCTGAAAGCCTCGGAGAGGGACAAGGCGCTACCTTTACTGTCAGGTTACCTTTACTGGATACTCAGTCAGTGTCAAACCGAGACAGCGATCGTTTAGAAAATTTTATCAATCTTGAAGGGATAAAAGTATTGGTCGTTGACGATATAGCCGACACGCGAGAATTTTTAGTGTTTGTGCTTCAACAATATGGAGCGATCGCAATGGCTGCAGCATCAGCAAAAGAAGGCTTCGCTTGTTTTGAGCAATTTAAACCCAATATATTAATTAGCGATATTGGTATGCCAGAAGAGGATGGTTATAATTTACTCCGCAAAGTGAGACAATTGCCACCAGAGATGGGTGGTCAAATTCCCGCAATCGCACTCACAGCGTATGTTGGAGAGGGGGATCGAAATCAAGCTATAGAATCAGGCTACCAAAAGCATATCCCCAAACCAGTAGACCCATCTGAACTCATTGCGATTGTTGCTGAGCTTTTAGCAGTGACTGGCAAGCGGTGA
- the rd gene encoding rubredoxin, whose amino-acid sequence MQKYICTVCGYEYDPEQGDPDSGIEPGTAFEDIPEDWICPVCGARKEDFEPEE is encoded by the coding sequence ATGCAAAAGTACATATGCACTGTTTGCGGTTATGAATACGACCCAGAACAAGGAGATCCAGACAGTGGTATAGAACCGGGAACAGCGTTTGAGGACATTCCAGAAGATTGGATTTGTCCTGTTTGTGGTGCTAGGAAAGAAGATTTTGAACCTGAAGAGTAA